The DNA window CTGACGAAGGTCCGTCTCAGCTGGTCGTCCACGTCTCGTCCGCGCGAGACGTGGATGAAACCGATATTGTCGAACAAGGCATCGACCTCATCGGCAGTCATCGTGGTCCTCGCCCCGTTGAGCGTCCGGTTGGAATCCACGACTGCCTGTGTCCGGACATCGGCGCAGCGGGGGATGTCGGCGCGATGCTGCTCTTCGAAATCGGGACGACCCGAAATGATCCGGTTCGCCAAGTTGAGGCAACGGCGATAATCTTCGACATAGGGCTGGATCACGCGAGGATATTCCACCACCCAGGTTTTTGCGTCGGCAATTGCGGCGACGTTTGCGGGTGTGTCCGAAAGCATCGCGGCCGTCAGATAAAGGGCGGAAAACGCGATCATCGGCGGCCTTTCCCTGAGACGGAGTTGTGGTTGCGGCGCGCCTCCTGCTTGTCCGCGATGCGCTGACGCATGCCGGCAGTGATCCGGGCGAGAACGCCGTCCATGTTCTCGAGCACTTCCGATGCTCTGACCCGCATGACCTTGATCCCGACCGCCTCGAGGCTCCTGTCGCGGCGGGTGGCGAGCGCTTCGGTGTCGTCCTCCTCGAAGATGTCGACCGCCATGCCGAGCGTGTGGCAGTTGAAATCGACGATCGCCGAGCCGACGACCGCGTGGCGAGTGAACTTGTGCCGGCCGAGATCGGCCTTGGCGAAGCGCGCCGCGAGCGCCTTGTGCGCTTCGGACGAATGCCGCCGCATCTCGCGCGCCTGGGCGTGAAGCTGGTCGAGCCGCTTCTCAGAGATTTCCCACCCGCGGCCCTTTTTCTTGATGGCGGGGGCGGCGGTGTCTTCGGACGGATCGCGCAGTTGGAGTGTCTTGCGGTCGGTCAACCCACGCTCCCCTCGAGCGAGATCGCCAGCAGCTTCTGCGCCTCGACCGCGAATTCCATCGGCAGCTGGCGCATCACTTCCTTGGCGAAGCCGTTGACGATCAGCGCCACGGCTTCCTCTTCGTCGAGGCCGCGCTGCATCGCGTAGAACAGCTGTTCGTCGGAAATCTTGGAGGTGGTCGCCTCGTGCTCGATCTGGGCGCTCGGATTCTTCACCTCGATATAGGGCACGGTGTGCGCGCCGCATTCATCGCCCAGCAGCAGCGAATCGCACTGGGTGAAATTGCGCACGCCGTCCGCCTTCGGCCCGACGCGGACGAGGCCGCGATAGGTGTTGGACGACTTGCCGGCTGAAATGCCCTTGGAGATGATCGTCGAACGGGTGTTCTTCCCGTTGTGGATCATCTTGGTGCCGGTGTCGGCCTGCTGGTAATTGTTGGTCACCGCGACCGAGTAGAACTCGCCCACGCTGTCCTCTCCGTTGAGCACGCAGGAGGGATACTTCCACGTCACCGCGCTGCCGGTTTCGACCTGCGTCCAGCTGATCTTGGACCGATCGCCCTGGCACAGCCCGCGCTTGGTGACGAAATTGTAGATCCCGCCCTTGCCTTCGGCATTGCCGGGATACCAGTTCTGGACGGTCGAATACTTGATCTCGGCATCGTCCATCGCGACCAGTTCGACCACGGCGGCATGGAGCTGGTTTTCATCGCGCATCGGCGCGGTGCAGCCTTCGAGATAGCTGACATAGCTGCCCTTTTCGGCGACGATCAGGGTGCGCTCGAACTGGCCGGTGTTCTCCGCATTGATGCGGAAATAGGTCGACAGCTCCATCGGGCAGCGCACGCCTTCGGGGATGTAGACGAAGGTGCCGTCGGAAAAGACCGCCGAATTGAGGCAGGCAAAGTAGTTGTCATTGCGCGGCACGACCCGGCCGAGCCACTTCTTGACGAGGTCGGGATGTTCCTTGATCGCCTCGGAGATCGAGAGGAAGATGACGCCTGCGCGCTTCAGTTCCTCGCGAAAGCTGGTGGCGACGCTGACCGAATCGAAGACCGCATCGACGGCGACCTTGCGCGCGCCCTTCACCCCGGCGAGCACTTCCTGTTCGCCCAGGGGAATGCCGAGCTTGTCATAGACGCGCTTGATTTCGGGATCGAGCTCGTCGAGCGATTCCAGTTCCGGCTTCTTCTTGGGCGCGGCGTAGTAATAGGCGTCCTGGTAATCGATCGGGGGATAGCCGACCTTGGCCCAGTCGGGTTCGGGCATGTCCTGCCACATCCGGAACGCCTTCAACCGCCAGTCGAGCATCCATTCGGGTTCGCCCTTCTTCGCCGAGATGAAGCGCACCGTGTCCTCGTTGAGGCCCTTGGGCGCGAACTCGGTGTCGATGTCGGAATGCCAGCCATGCTCGTATTCGGCCGCGCGGGCGGCGGCGTCGCGGGCTTCGCGGTCGGTCACCTCTTCGGTGTCAAAACGCTCGGCGGACTGGTCGAGGCGGATATTGTCGCTCATGCGGCCTTCTCTTCGATCGTGGTTGTCTTGGGTGATGGCGGCGGGTCGCGCAGCTGGGCGAGCGAGATGTCGGCCAATGCGCCGCGCAGCGCGTCGTTGATGATCGGCCAGTGCGGCTTCATGGTGCAGCCGACTTCGAAATCGCAATCGCCATGGTCGATGCAGGCGGTCAGCGCGATCGGGCCTTCGACCGCCTCGACGATATCGGCGACGGTGATCGCCGCGGCCGGGCGGGCGAGTTGCAGACCGCCGCGCGCCCCGCGAACCGAACGCAGCAGGCCCGCCGCGGTCAATTTCGACACCAGCCGCTGCACGGTCGGCACGGGAAGGCCCGTCTCGCTCGCCAGTTCAGCCGCACTCACCCGTCCGTCGCCGCAATGGCGCGCGGCCTGCGACATGGTGATGACGGCGTAATCGGCGAGGTTGGAAAGGCGCATCGGCTCCTGCTGCGGGTGGCGGTTGCGAACGGTTCTCAAATCGGACTGTTCCGGTCCGATTAGGAAATACGAGCGATCCGCTCGGATTTCAATGAAGAACTGCCTGTTGCGAGTCGTTAGCGGGAGAGGCCCGTGACCACTGGCAGGTCCGCGCGCCCTGTCGCACGCAGCGGGTCCGCGGCCGGGCCGTGCGCCGCCGGGTCGAGCGTGCTGCGCGCCAGCCCCTTCAGGACCAGGTCGCTCGGCTTGCGCCCGGTGAAGCGGCGGATGTCGCGGATCAGGTGGGCCTGGTCGAAATAGGCGCCCAGCACCTCTTCGCGCATCGGCTCGGGCAGGTCAGGATTGGCGAGCAGCATCGCCGCCCTGATCGCGCGCACCCGCTTGGCCAGCTGGGCGGGCGGGACGCCGTAATAGCGCCGGCTGACGCGCTGGAGCTGACGCGAAGCGACGGGGGAGGAGCGGTGCAGGCTTTCGAGAGCGGGGTTGAAGGAGCCGGCGAGCCAGGCCGCGATCGCCTTGATCGTGGGCATATGGGCTGCGACAGGCCCCCTGTCGGCCGCACCGATCACCTCCCCCAGCGCCGCGATCACAGCCTCCGCGCCGCCCTCCATCGCCCGCTCAATCCGGGCGAGAGCATCGGCGCCCAGGATGTCGCCTGCGCTCAAGGTCGCATCATGCACCTTGTCGACAGGCAGGTCGGCCAGCGCGGCCCAGCCTGTCGGGGTCAGCGACGCGCCCACGATCAGCGCCGGGCCCTGGATCGCGAAGGGCGCGGCGCGCAGCAGCGGAGCATTGATCGTGATCGACTCCGAACGTCCCTCGCCTCCGCCGACATAGCGGATGTGAGCGCTCCCACGGATGAACACGAAGATCTGGGCCGAATAGGCCGGCATCATCTCCTCGATCCGCCCGGCCTCGGTTTCGAGGGTGTAGAAGGTATTCACCCGCCGCGCGATTCCGGTCGGCGGCGGGGCGAACTCGTATCGGTAGGGCGGCGCGCGTCCGCCGCCTGCGCTCATCCGCCGCGCTTCTGGTCCGCCACCCACTTGCCGACATTCTCCTCAAGGATCGAAAGCGGCACCGGCCCGCTCAGCAGGACGGTGTCGTGGAACCCGCGATAGTCGAAATCATCGCCCAACTCACGCATCGCCATGTCGCGCAGTTCCATGATCTTCAGCTTGCCGATCATGTAGGCGGTCGCCTGCCCCGGATAGACGACGTAGCGCTCGATCGCCTTGACGATGTCGCCTTCGGGATTGGGCGTGTTGTCGCGCAGATACTGGATCGCTTCCTCGCGGCTCCACTTCTTCGAATGGATGCCGGTGTCGACGACGAGGCGGCAGGCGCGCCACAATTCCATGCCGAGCCGGCCGAAATCGGAATAGGGATCCTCGTAGAAGCCCATGTCCTTGCCCAGTTCCTCCGAATAGAGCCCCCAGCCCTCG is part of the Erythrobacter litoralis genome and encodes:
- a CDS encoding endonuclease domain-containing protein encodes the protein MTDRKTLQLRDPSEDTAAPAIKKKGRGWEISEKRLDQLHAQAREMRRHSSEAHKALAARFAKADLGRHKFTRHAVVGSAIVDFNCHTLGMAVDIFEEDDTEALATRRDRSLEAVGIKVMRVRASEVLENMDGVLARITAGMRQRIADKQEARRNHNSVSGKGRR
- a CDS encoding helix-turn-helix domain-containing protein, with product MSAGGGRAPPYRYEFAPPPTGIARRVNTFYTLETEAGRIEEMMPAYSAQIFVFIRGSAHIRYVGGGEGRSESITINAPLLRAAPFAIQGPALIVGASLTPTGWAALADLPVDKVHDATLSAGDILGADALARIERAMEGGAEAVIAALGEVIGAADRGPVAAHMPTIKAIAAWLAGSFNPALESLHRSSPVASRQLQRVSRRYYGVPPAQLAKRVRAIRAAMLLANPDLPEPMREEVLGAYFDQAHLIRDIRRFTGRKPSDLVLKGLARSTLDPAAHGPAADPLRATGRADLPVVTGLSR
- a CDS encoding SUF system Fe-S cluster assembly regulator — encoded protein: MRLSNLADYAVITMSQAARHCGDGRVSAAELASETGLPVPTVQRLVSKLTAAGLLRSVRGARGGLQLARPAAAITVADIVEAVEGPIALTACIDHGDCDFEVGCTMKPHWPIINDALRGALADISLAQLRDPPPSPKTTTIEEKAA
- the sufB gene encoding Fe-S cluster assembly protein SufB gives rise to the protein MSDNIRLDQSAERFDTEEVTDREARDAAARAAEYEHGWHSDIDTEFAPKGLNEDTVRFISAKKGEPEWMLDWRLKAFRMWQDMPEPDWAKVGYPPIDYQDAYYYAAPKKKPELESLDELDPEIKRVYDKLGIPLGEQEVLAGVKGARKVAVDAVFDSVSVATSFREELKRAGVIFLSISEAIKEHPDLVKKWLGRVVPRNDNYFACLNSAVFSDGTFVYIPEGVRCPMELSTYFRINAENTGQFERTLIVAEKGSYVSYLEGCTAPMRDENQLHAAVVELVAMDDAEIKYSTVQNWYPGNAEGKGGIYNFVTKRGLCQGDRSKISWTQVETGSAVTWKYPSCVLNGEDSVGEFYSVAVTNNYQQADTGTKMIHNGKNTRSTIISKGISAGKSSNTYRGLVRVGPKADGVRNFTQCDSLLLGDECGAHTVPYIEVKNPSAQIEHEATTSKISDEQLFYAMQRGLDEEEAVALIVNGFAKEVMRQLPMEFAVEAQKLLAISLEGSVG